The following nucleotide sequence is from Solanum dulcamara chromosome 7, daSolDulc1.2, whole genome shotgun sequence.
CCCAACTTAATAGCTTCTTTACTTGCACTAATAAATCTTGAAACTGCACCTCCTACATAACTATGTGCTTCTTTAACATTCATTTTCTTCCCCATTTCATGTGGGAAACTGCTCAAGAAATGGTCCCCATTCAACACAGCTGCTAACTGCACTACTTCACTCTGAAACTCGGACAATGCCCGAGTTTCATCTGCTTCAGACCTAATGCTAGATGCATCAGGTAGAACCTCTGCAAATACTTAATAAAAAATTGATTAGCGCAAAAAGATAATTACAGATAATTGTCTATAAAAGTAGAAATAGTAATCTAGAAAATAAGGCAGATTTCAGTTAAGCTACAAAgcgtattttttttattattttgaatttttagtgtAAATAGGTTAAGCCTTGTTTGTCTGTATATTTTACGGACATAGCAGGTAAACCTGTCTTATTTTCTAGATTACAAATTTCACGACTTTACATGGATGATTATCTATAATTATCTTTAAGGTGATTTGATGATATATTCTTTTACactattaatatataaatttaggGCAATTTGCGCTTTTTTAGTCCCTGAAATATCACAAatattgattttaataattataatatctCACTAAGCATATTCAACCttcaattatttaaaatctGCAGTACTTTTGATCCTTCTTCCTATTAATTTTCACAAATTTCACAAACTGTTGACCATCACATCATTTAATCCCGTGTATTTTATATTAAGCTTGTCATGTTAGTACGTACTTCATATTTGAGGGCAActtagttttacatacttactatATAAAGAGATCAAGAACACACATTTTATCTATAAAAGTTTAATTCTCAAACtttataaatgaaaaataaaatagccAGCGAGGAAGCATTAATAAAATGAACAAATTCAACCCTCGTGACAAGATCGAATTTGTTAGTATTCTATGGTTAAATCTTGTCACTTccacattatatatattttaatataaatatattcttATCATTTaatcaagaaatatttttgtgtcTATGTGCAacatattattatcattatataGTTATGTtaacaataaatataaattataaggtTGAGAGTAGTTACCAGGGCAATCAGTTCTTGGAGATGACAATTGACCTACAACATGTTCAAATGTGCCAGCCCAAGCATCTCTATGAGTTAGAAAATTGGATGTAagattaaatattttctttattgttgCTGGAATTGATGAGTGTTCGAATTCTGAATTTGCTGCAGGTCCCTTGGGCTTAGTTATTActgcataaaaaataaaataaaatgtgacATTAGTTAATTAAACACTAGAATAGTACACAGAAAAAAACACAAAAGAAAGGTTGATCCCGTGACTATCttagataaaaaataataatatagaaGTACTAGTACAGATAGATCTGGACATCTTTGCTGTATTGAAAGATATTTTACTTTATCCATATGAAAGGAGCATGTACAAGTTTGGATCAATCTTACTCCAGAATTCATTGGTCCGACTAATTAGTCAAATTCGTCCCCGTATAAAACTCATTACGAGGTTTAATTAAACACTTCTTGTTGAAGTGTATTTCATTTTCACCGCTCAAATTCAAGACTCTAGTTATGAGGGAAGGAACTTTTGTCGTTTCATTATACCATTCAGTTGGGTAGGGGTCTTTCTTTATGCTATATATGTTGTTCTTTCTCTCTCGTACTTGAAACTGTGACTTTCGAGCCGatggtctttcgaaaacaatctctctatctccatgaggcaTCCTACCCTttccaaaccccacttgtgaaattccactggattgttgttgttggttgggtAGGGGCTTTAGAATTAGAGTCATCTTCGCTAGGAAGCTCTAAAACCTGACTAGTCTATAAACAAATTCAATACTTCTTTCGCTTTAAGCATGCGACTAAGTCAAATTCATGCCCTAGAAAGTTCATTATGGGAGTTGATTTCTCATATGACCACTTAACTAATAGATGATCACTTAAACTAATTGTTGTATATTATCTCAAAAAGTTACTTTCATTgttgaagaaattgaaattaagGTGACTATGAGAGAAATTAACCCCTCATAATGAAGGGTTTTAACACTCTCACTCTCATTTTCACGACTGATTAAGGATGAAGGAACAGTACCATATAACCTTTTTGGAGCCTTAGAAATGGAGTCCTTTTCGGATGAATCAGACCAGTAAATTTTGAACACCAAATACTGAGATAATAACTATTAGTTGAATAGTCATGAGAGAAATCAAACCCCTCATAATGAAGGATTTTAACAATCTTTGCCTAAGTGAATCTCATTTTCCTGGCTTGAAATCAAAATTTCTGATTACCATTCAACCATACCCTTTTTGGAGCCTTAGAAATGGAATCCTCTTCAAATTAATGGAACCAGTAAGTTTCGAACATTAAATACTTGAAGCAaaattgatggaatttttgCACTTACCAGTTCCTTTCTTGATCCAAGGAGAGACCATAATGGTTGGCACACGAACACCAAGCCTATCAAACTTAAAGAAAGAAGGTGCAGGCCCAGTATTCCCATCTGGATTTGGAACAACATCACCATAAGGAGTTTTAACATGATCATAAAATCCACCATGTTCATCATAAGTAATAACAAAAAGTGTCTCATTCCACTGTGGACTAGCCCTCAATGTCTCATAAATCTCCTTAACTAATTTCTGCCCATTAGCAACATCATGTGATGGATGATCATCATTTGCTGGATATCCAATTATACCGAAATACCTTGGCTCAATCACTGTCAAATTAGGCAAGTTTCCATTTTTAGCATCTTTCTTGAACTGCAAATCATACTGATGGAACTTGAACATGTACTTCAACATCCTTAGATTTCTGAAAAACAGAGTTGCTGGTATGTTTTGGTAGTAAATACCGAAATCTAATCCGTTTTCGTGAAGCGAATCAAATATGGTTTTTTGTGGATACCCTGTAGCTAGTTGCTTCTTGACATGGCTAGTGGAACCATGAGAAGTTGCAGAGTATAGAAATAGCCTGTTTGGTTGTGTTGGACCTGGAATTGAACAGAACCACCTGTCGAATACTGCGAATTCGCGAACTAATGTCGCGTAAATCGGGACATTTT
It contains:
- the LOC129895808 gene encoding non-specific phospholipase C6 isoform X2, with protein sequence MNPLRRKAPPFHSVFLIFLTLSWGFQNTCGDQKQPIKTVVVLVLENRSFDHLLGWMKKSVNPRINGVTGKECNPLSTKAQDTETICFTDDAQYVDPDPGHSFEDVEQQVFGSGSGSIPSMSGFVEQALTMSDNLSRTVMRGFKPENVPIYATLVREFAVFDRWFCSIPGPTQPNRLFLYSATSHGSTSHVKKQLATGYPQKTIFDSLHENGLDFGIYYQNIPATLFFRNLRMLKYMFKFHQYDLQFKKDAKNGNLPNLTVIEPRYFGIIGYPANDDHPSHDVANGQKLVKEIYETLRASPQWNETLFVITYDEHGGFYDHVKTPYGDVVPNPDGNTGPAPSFFKFDRLGVRVPTIMVSPWIKKGTVITKPKGPAANSEFEHSSIPATIKKIFNLTSNFLTHRDAWAGTFEHVVGQLSSPRTDCPEVLPDASSIRSEADETRALSEFQSEVVQLAAVLNGDHFLSSFPHEMGKKMNVKEAHSYVGGAVSRFISASKEAIKLGADESTIVDMRSSLTTRTFVHH
- the LOC129895808 gene encoding non-specific phospholipase C6 isoform X1 — encoded protein: MNPLRRKAPPFHSVFLIFLTLSWGFQNTCGDQKQPIKTVVVLVLENRSFDHLLGWMKKSVNPRINGVTGKECNPLSTKAQDTETICFTDDAQYVDPDPGHSFEDVEQQVFGSGSGSIPSMSGFVEQALTMSDNLSRTVMRGFKPENVPIYATLVREFAVFDRWFCSIPGPTQPNRLFLYSATSHGSTSHVKKQLATGYPQKTIFDSLHENGLDFGIYYQNIPATLFFRNLRMLKYMFKFHQYDLQFKKDAKNGNLPNLTVIEPRYFGIIGYPANDDHPSHDVANGQKLVKEIYETLRASPQWNETLFVITYDEHGGFYDHVKTPYGDVVPNPDGNTGPAPSFFKFDRLGVRVPTIMVSPWIKKGTVITKPKGPAANSEFEHSSIPATIKKIFNLTSNFLTHRDAWAGTFEHVVGQLSSPRTDCPVFAEVLPDASSIRSEADETRALSEFQSEVVQLAAVLNGDHFLSSFPHEMGKKMNVKEAHSYVGGAVSRFISASKEAIKLGADESTIVDMRSSLTTRTFVHH